A DNA window from Camelina sativa cultivar DH55 chromosome 13, Cs, whole genome shotgun sequence contains the following coding sequences:
- the LOC104736828 gene encoding basic leucine zipper 19-like: MSFPVIATSSGVPRSDSQAGEKKGVYLQYEVKPGFTIRRRHNIDPAMDPKKLKRIIANRVSAQNSRLKKVIYLDSLVKRSMELERRRKKLCSKIEIAIEEKQYQENEQKKLNENISARLQDCIDKDGITDVNKSEIEMLEKNIALITNLT; encoded by the exons ATGAGCTTCCCTGTGATTGCGACGTCATCTGGAGTTCCCCGAAGTGATAGCCAAGCAGGAGAGAAGAAAGGTGTTTACCTCCAATATGAAGTTAAGCCAGGCTTCACCATTCGTAGACGTCATAATATTGATCCTGCCATGGATCCTAAGAAGCTCAAACG gATAATTGCAAACCGTGTTTCCGCTCAAAATTCAAGGTTGAAGAAGGTTATATATCTAGATTCTTTAGTGAAGCGATCCATGGAGCTTGAG AGACGGAGAAAGAAGTTGTGTTCCAAGATAGAGATAGCGATTGAGGAGAAGCAATATCAAGAAAATGAGCAAAAGAAGCTAAATGAAAATATCTCTGCTCGACTTCAAGATTGTATCGACAAGGAcg GTATTACTGACGTGAATAAATCGGAGATAGAGATGTTGGAGAAGAACATAGCTCTAATTACCAATCTTACTTAG
- the LOC104736829 gene encoding glycine-rich cell wall structural protein 1.8-like isoform X2, which produces MGQFVKKGWVVACMMVLLMSTQVLGRLYDTDSHGSGKNRHHKHGGGSHGAGAGAGGGSKVGIGAGGGASGGIGVGGGAGGSVGAGGGAGGGLGGGIGGGTGGSVGVGGRGRGGGRGSARGERRGGVGGAVGAGGKVGGGSGVGGAVGGGSGDAVGGGARGGVGGSVGGGIGAGGVVGGCASGSVGVGIGAGTGGGVGGRAGGAVGGGAGVGGAIRGGVGGAVGGGASGGASGAVGGGVGGAVGGGAGTGVVGSGAGGARGSVGGGAGGAIRGGAGAGVVGGSVGGAVGGGAGGAVGGGARGSVGGPVGGGAGVAVGGGAGGSGGAVGGGARGNVGGAVGGGAGAGSTVGSGVGGAVGGGAGGAVGGGARGSAGGAVGGGVGGGAVGAAGGSAGGVGGAGVGGVGGAVGGGAGGAVGGGVGGGVGGGPGGAVRGGARGSVGGSVGGGIGAGGVVGGGNGVGTGGTVGGRAGGAVGGGAGVGGAVGGGTAGGASGAVGGGVGGAVGGGAGTGVVGGGAGGARGSVGGAIGGGVGGAVGGGAGGAVGSGVGDSGGAVGGGARGNVGDAVGGGVGAGGTVGSGVGGAVGGGAGGAVAGGARGSAVGGGVGGGAGGAVGGGAGGGVGGGAGGAVGGGGGGAVGGAIGGGVGLGGGVGGGLGGGLGGGIGGGGGGGGGFGGGSGSGGGAGGGAGGGLGGDVGGGGGLGGGVGGGANVGVRVGAGGGVGNRRH; this is translated from the exons atgGGGCAGTTCGTGAAAAAGGGTTGGGTAGTGGCGTGTATGATGGTTTTACTGATGTCGACTCAAGTTTTAGGAAGATTATATGATACCGATAGTCACGGCAGTGGCAAAAACCGGCATCATAAACATGGAGGAGGTAGTCATGGTGCTGGTGCTGGTGCCGGTGGAGGTTCTAAGGTTGGTATAGGAGCCGGAGGTGGTGCTAGCGGTGGCATTGGAGTCGGAGGAGGAGCTGGTGGTAGCGTAGGAGCCGGAGGAGGAGCTGGTGGTGGTTTAGGAGGTGGGATCGGCGGAGGTACCGGTGGTAGTGTTGGTGTTGGTGGAAGAGGTCGTGGTGGTGGACGTGGTTCAGCTCGCGGAGAACGTCGTGGAGGTGTTGGTGGAGCTGTAGGAGCTGGAGGCAAAGTAGGCGGAGGAAGTGGTGTTGGTGGGGCAGTCGGAGGTGGTTCCGGTGATGCTGTTGGAGGTGGTGCTAGAGGTGGTGTTGGTGGCTCTGTTGGAGGTGGAATTGGTGCTGGTGGCGTAGTGGGAGGTTGTGCTAGTGGCTCTGTTGGAGTTGGTATCGGTGCTGGTACTGGTGGCGGTGTTGGAGGTCGTGCCGGAGGCGCTGTTGGAGGTGGAGCTGGCGTTGGTGGTGCAATTAGAGGTGGTGTCGGTGGTGCAGTTGGAGGTGGCGCTTCTGGAGGTGCAAGTGGCGCTGTTGGAGGTGGTGTCGGAGGCGCTGTTGGAGGTGGAGCTGGTACTGGTGTAGTTGGAAGTGGTGCCGGTGGTGCTAGAGGTAGTGTTGGAGGTGGTGCCGGAGGAGCTATTAGAGGTGGAGCTGGTGCTGGTGTAGTTGGAGGTAGTGTCGGTGGTGCAGTTGGAGGTGGTGCCGGTGGTGCAGTTGGAGGAGGTGCTAGAGGTAGTGTTGGTGGCCCTGTTGGAGGTGGTGCCGGAGTCGCTGTTGGAGGTGGAGCTGGTGGTTCTGGTGGTGCAGTTGGAGGTGGTGCTAGAGGTAATGTTGGTGGCGCTGTTGGAGGTGGAGCTGGTGCTGGAAGCACTGTTGGAAGCGGTGTTGGTGGTGCTGTTGGAGGCGGTGCGGGAGGTGCTGTTGGAGGTGGTGCTAGAGGTAGTGCTGGTGGCGCTGTTGGAGGTGGTGTCGGAGGTGGAGCTGTTGGCGCTGCTGGAGGTAGTGCTGGTGGTGTTGGTGGAGCTGGTGTCGGAGGAGTTGGTGGCGCTGTTGGAGGGGGTGCCGGAGGCGCTGTTGGAGGCGGTGTCGGTGGTGGTGTTGGAGGCGGTCCCGGTGGTGCAGTTAGAGGTGGTGCTAGAGGTAGTGTTGGTGGCTCTGTTGGAGGTGGAATCGGTGCGGGTGGCGTAGTGGGAGGTGGTAACGGTGTTGGTACTGGTGGCACTGTTGGAGGCCGTGCCGGAGGCGCTGTTGGAGGTGGAGCTGGTGTTGGTGGTGCAGTTGGAGGTGGCACTGCTGGAGGTGCCAGTGGCGCTGTTGGAGGTGGAGTCGGAGGCGCCGTTGGAGGTGGAGCTGGTACTGGTGTAGTTGGAG GTGGTGCCGGTG GTGCTAGAGGTAGTGTTGGTGGCGCTATTGGAGGTGGTGTCGGAGGCGCCGTTGGAGGTGGTGCCGGAGGCGCTGTTGGAAGTGGAGTTGGTGATTCTGGTGGTGCAGTTGGAGGTGGTGCTAGAGGTAATGTTGGTGACGCTGTTGGAGGTGGAGTTGGTGCTGGAGGCACTGTTGGAAGCGGTGTCGGTGGTGCTGTTGGAGGCGGTGCAGGAGGTGCTGTCGCAGGTGGTGCTAGAGGTAGTGCTGTTGGAGGTGGTGTCGGAGGTGGAGCTGGTGGCGCTGTTGGAGGGGGTGCCGGAGGTGGTGTTGGAGGCGGTGCCGGTGGCGCAGTTGGAGGTGGTGGCGGTGGCGCTGTTGGAGGTGCTATAGGTGGTGGAGTTGGTTTAGGCGGTGGTGTTGGAGGAGGACTTGGTGGTGGTTTAGGCGGTGGTATTGGAGggggtggaggaggaggaggaggatttggCGGTGGAAGTGGTTCCGGAGGTGGTGCTGGAGGTGGTGCCGGAGGAGGACTTGGTGGTGATGTTGGAGGAGGTGGAGGTCTCGGTGGTGGTGTTGGTGGCGGAGCAAATGTTGGTGTACGAGTTGGAGCTGGTGGTGGCGTTGGAAACAGACGACACTAA
- the LOC104736829 gene encoding glycine-rich cell wall structural protein 1.8-like isoform X1 — MGQFVKKGWVVACMMVLLMSTQVLGRLYDTDSHGSGKNRHHKHGGGSHGAGAGAGGGSKVGIGAGGGASGGIGVGGGAGGSVGAGGGAGGGLGGGIGGGTGGSVGVGGRGRGGGRGSARGERRGGVGGAVGAGGKVGGGSGVGGAVGGGSGDAVGGGARGGVGGSVGGGIGAGGVVGGCASGSVGVGIGAGTGGGVGGRAGGAVGGGAGVGGAIRGGVGGAVGGGASGGASGAVGGGVGGAVGGGAGTGVVGSGAGGARGSVGGGAGGAIRGGAGAGVVGGSVGGAVGGGAGGAVGGGARGSVGGPVGGGAGVAVGGGAGGSGGAVGGGARGNVGGAVGGGAGAGSTVGSGVGGAVGGGAGGAVGGGARGSAGGAVGGGVGGGAVGAAGGSAGGVGGAGVGGVGGAVGGGAGGAVGGGVGGGVGGGPGGAVRGGARGSVGGSVGGGIGAGGVVGGGNGVGTGGTVGGRAGGAVGGGAGVGGAVGGGTAGGASGAVGGGVGGAVGGGAGTGVVGGGAGGAVGGGVGGAVGGGARGSVGGAIGGGVGGAVGGGAGGAVGSGVGDSGGAVGGGARGNVGDAVGGGVGAGGTVGSGVGGAVGGGAGGAVAGGARGSAVGGGVGGGAGGAVGGGAGGGVGGGAGGAVGGGGGGAVGGAIGGGVGLGGGVGGGLGGGLGGGIGGGGGGGGGFGGGSGSGGGAGGGAGGGLGGDVGGGGGLGGGVGGGANVGVRVGAGGGVGNRRH, encoded by the exons atgGGGCAGTTCGTGAAAAAGGGTTGGGTAGTGGCGTGTATGATGGTTTTACTGATGTCGACTCAAGTTTTAGGAAGATTATATGATACCGATAGTCACGGCAGTGGCAAAAACCGGCATCATAAACATGGAGGAGGTAGTCATGGTGCTGGTGCTGGTGCCGGTGGAGGTTCTAAGGTTGGTATAGGAGCCGGAGGTGGTGCTAGCGGTGGCATTGGAGTCGGAGGAGGAGCTGGTGGTAGCGTAGGAGCCGGAGGAGGAGCTGGTGGTGGTTTAGGAGGTGGGATCGGCGGAGGTACCGGTGGTAGTGTTGGTGTTGGTGGAAGAGGTCGTGGTGGTGGACGTGGTTCAGCTCGCGGAGAACGTCGTGGAGGTGTTGGTGGAGCTGTAGGAGCTGGAGGCAAAGTAGGCGGAGGAAGTGGTGTTGGTGGGGCAGTCGGAGGTGGTTCCGGTGATGCTGTTGGAGGTGGTGCTAGAGGTGGTGTTGGTGGCTCTGTTGGAGGTGGAATTGGTGCTGGTGGCGTAGTGGGAGGTTGTGCTAGTGGCTCTGTTGGAGTTGGTATCGGTGCTGGTACTGGTGGCGGTGTTGGAGGTCGTGCCGGAGGCGCTGTTGGAGGTGGAGCTGGCGTTGGTGGTGCAATTAGAGGTGGTGTCGGTGGTGCAGTTGGAGGTGGCGCTTCTGGAGGTGCAAGTGGCGCTGTTGGAGGTGGTGTCGGAGGCGCTGTTGGAGGTGGAGCTGGTACTGGTGTAGTTGGAAGTGGTGCCGGTGGTGCTAGAGGTAGTGTTGGAGGTGGTGCCGGAGGAGCTATTAGAGGTGGAGCTGGTGCTGGTGTAGTTGGAGGTAGTGTCGGTGGTGCAGTTGGAGGTGGTGCCGGTGGTGCAGTTGGAGGAGGTGCTAGAGGTAGTGTTGGTGGCCCTGTTGGAGGTGGTGCCGGAGTCGCTGTTGGAGGTGGAGCTGGTGGTTCTGGTGGTGCAGTTGGAGGTGGTGCTAGAGGTAATGTTGGTGGCGCTGTTGGAGGTGGAGCTGGTGCTGGAAGCACTGTTGGAAGCGGTGTTGGTGGTGCTGTTGGAGGCGGTGCGGGAGGTGCTGTTGGAGGTGGTGCTAGAGGTAGTGCTGGTGGCGCTGTTGGAGGTGGTGTCGGAGGTGGAGCTGTTGGCGCTGCTGGAGGTAGTGCTGGTGGTGTTGGTGGAGCTGGTGTCGGAGGAGTTGGTGGCGCTGTTGGAGGGGGTGCCGGAGGCGCTGTTGGAGGCGGTGTCGGTGGTGGTGTTGGAGGCGGTCCCGGTGGTGCAGTTAGAGGTGGTGCTAGAGGTAGTGTTGGTGGCTCTGTTGGAGGTGGAATCGGTGCGGGTGGCGTAGTGGGAGGTGGTAACGGTGTTGGTACTGGTGGCACTGTTGGAGGCCGTGCCGGAGGCGCTGTTGGAGGTGGAGCTGGTGTTGGTGGTGCAGTTGGAGGTGGCACTGCTGGAGGTGCCAGTGGCGCTGTTGGAGGTGGAGTCGGAGGCGCCGTTGGAGGTGGAGCTGGTACTGGTGTAGTTGGAG GTGGTGCCGGTGGTGCAGTTGGAGGTGGTGTCGGTGGTGCAGTTGGAGGAGGTGCTAGAGGTAGTGTTGGTGGCGCTATTGGAGGTGGTGTCGGAGGCGCCGTTGGAGGTGGTGCCGGAGGCGCTGTTGGAAGTGGAGTTGGTGATTCTGGTGGTGCAGTTGGAGGTGGTGCTAGAGGTAATGTTGGTGACGCTGTTGGAGGTGGAGTTGGTGCTGGAGGCACTGTTGGAAGCGGTGTCGGTGGTGCTGTTGGAGGCGGTGCAGGAGGTGCTGTCGCAGGTGGTGCTAGAGGTAGTGCTGTTGGAGGTGGTGTCGGAGGTGGAGCTGGTGGCGCTGTTGGAGGGGGTGCCGGAGGTGGTGTTGGAGGCGGTGCCGGTGGCGCAGTTGGAGGTGGTGGCGGTGGCGCTGTTGGAGGTGCTATAGGTGGTGGAGTTGGTTTAGGCGGTGGTGTTGGAGGAGGACTTGGTGGTGGTTTAGGCGGTGGTATTGGAGggggtggaggaggaggaggaggatttggCGGTGGAAGTGGTTCCGGAGGTGGTGCTGGAGGTGGTGCCGGAGGAGGACTTGGTGGTGATGTTGGAGGAGGTGGAGGTCTCGGTGGTG GTGTTGGTGGCGGAGCAAATGTTGGTGTACGAGTTGGAGCTGGTGGTGGCGTTGGAAACAGACGACACTAA